One Pelmatolapia mariae isolate MD_Pm_ZW linkage group LG1, Pm_UMD_F_2, whole genome shotgun sequence genomic window, TATCTGCTGAACCTTCCAGACACAGGTTGTGCTGGGTGTTGTGGATCATGAATGCTCTTGTCCCTGCAGGTGTTGACAGTATAACAACGTTAGATATAGACCacttaaaaaatgatattttgcatggttggagcctaacaaggttccaagtagagcttcaacatgcaacaagacgAAATgcgagtgagacaaaacatttttttgagcatgcaatttatttaaaataacgCTCACAGCACGCCATCGCTGCTGAGGTGGGACAAAGTAAGAAAgtcatttggaatttcttagatgatcctgagggttatgaaacaaaaaaatcaagtgGTAGACCCAAAAAAATGTCACCAGCACTGAGCCAGAGGATCCAATTGGCTGTCCGTCAAGACACTGGACAATCCTTGACTCAAATTAAGGCAGTTACTGGTGCCGACTGCAATCCCATAACCATCAGACGacatctgagactgaaggattttaaaaacaaaaaacatcttcaATGGCCTCGTCTCCTTGAAGGCCATAGAAGTGACTGTTTTGCACTTTGCAAGAGACCACCAAACATGGGACATTGAAAGGTGGAAGAAAGTTTTActctctgatgagaaaaaaagttaatttcGATGGTGCTGATGGTTTCCAACGttactggcatgacaagcagGGGCGTCAAACAGCCGCTGGATGTGTCCATTATGTTGCAAACGGCATCCCTCATGACTGAGGGCTCTCATCCGTGTGGTAATgactgggtttttcaacaggacaacgtTGCAGTACACAGTGACCGCAGGACAAgggacttcttccaggagaatTTTGGACCATCCTGCCTCTTCctctgatctaaatccaattgagaatctTTGGGGAAGGATGGAAAGGGAAATTTACAAAAATGgacaacagttccagacagtagaTGCCCTTCATGCAGCTGTCTTCACgacttggagaaatgttcccactcacctcatAGAAACGCTTGCATCAAGCATGCCGCATCgaatttttgaagtgatcaacaataaTGCTGGAGCTACTCattactgagttcatgtttggaacttTGACTTCTGTTTTGGAGGGGGGTTACAGGCGTGGTCATTAAACTTTTAaccagctgtaaaacagcctgtttcactttaagtgttgttttcaataaattgcctgctcaaaaaatgttttgtctcactcccatttcttcttgttgcatgttgaagctgtaCTTGgcaccttgttaagatccaaccatgcaaaatattgttgtttttttttttgttgttgccatttttcaagtggtcttcaacttttgatcaggactgtatatattatattaagtattaataaaatcatttcaaaatgtgtttGAATAACGAGGTTATTTACCAGACAGGAACAGCAACAGTAAGATCCTGGCATCAAACATATCTAAAAAAGACAGAGTAAGGTGATTCTTTCAGAACACTCAATAGAAGTTGTACAATATAATGCCAAGTGCAGCAATATCATCCTGTTGGTATCAAAcatacattgaaaaaaaaatacatttatttattatcagTACATTTCTTTTATATGCACATTATTTCATCTCTTTTATCTTCCTTATCTTgcacttttaatctttttacCACTGACAGGAGGGTTACATTTTGTTGTGCAATGACAGtaaagctattctattctattctgaaTTAACAGTTTCAGGAGCTTCCATATATtattccaggaaaaaaaatctgagagCAAAGACTATACTAACTATGTTTTTTATACATGTTTACATGCAGATAAGAGAGAGCCAGCACAGTGACAGATTTATTCTGGTCAACCAAGAGGAAAGTGAGCACACATCCAAAGAACTAGCAGTACATAGAGAATAgtggtgtattttttttccacagccagtaaaaaaacatttgtataGGGTTCACGTTTTTTCAAAACACCTTTAGTGCTTGACTGACATATTTCAGCTTGTAGGTGTCACCAGAATcatcataaaaatatataaataaaacatttcaaataatatctatttttttaataggcaaCCATATAACGTATGGACCAGAGAGACAAAGTTTAGACCATGTGCCGAGATTATCCACTGGACCAAACATACCGATGAAGCAATACAACTGTTCAGTCCAAAAGCATTGCTGGATATGCTTTCATCCATGCAACTTTGAAGTAGCTGTGTCAGAAATCACTTCTCTGTCTGGCTCACAGTGAACAAATCTTATTGTAAAGATCTATTTGAACAAGCATGTGATGAGCCAGTCAACTCCAGATATATACCTtgcatataaatataatatgatgagcaaaaaacaacttaaacataaaaaatcgcaaagaaagaacaatacagtatccacatcttcaccaaagagtaaaacagtgaaatgtggattattaaacattaggtctctctcttccaagtctctgttagtacatgagtTAATAATTGATGAACAAATCGATTTAGCCTGATGCCTTGCCCACCCTAGCTGGAAAACTCAAAAATCTGTCTTATTTGtaatcatctatcgtccacctgggccgtACAGAGAGTTTCGGTCTGATTTCTCAGCGTTTTTATCTGACTtcgtgctcagctcagataaaatcaTTATtgtgtgattttaacatccatgtagatgctaaaatcacggcatttaatctgttattagactccgttggcttctctcaaaatgtaaaagaatccATCTACCACTCACTAATCACACTCTGGATATTGTTttactgtcgccaaagtgctcgctcatagggggtcatatgattggatttttctctgtatgtattattgtactgtataccttacaatataaagcgccttgaggtgactgttattgtgatttggcgctgtataaataaaataaaactgaatataacTCTCCATAATGTGTTTCTAATAttactgaccactcaaagcacttttagAGTACAAGTCACATTCTAACCATAAATTCAAATATTAGGTCAGTTTTATGATTGTTACATACAAATTTTCAGCTGGTGTGATTAATGATTATGAAGGCTGGAGAAACCTGCGGTCAGCTGAGAACGAAAAAGTCACCTGGTCTCAAAATGCAATCAACTTTCTGGGGATTTGTTCAAAGACGTTTATATGGGCTGTGGCATTGATAAGCTTCAGTCTGACTCATTTTCAACATGATCTTAGGCCTTGGTGTATATCAGTCCTGATTTTCAAAAGGTTCAGCAGCTAACCTCTCACCATCATCCTAATTTAAGGgcttaaaattattattagtactaattagagatggaccgatccgatatcacgtatcggtatcggtccgatactgacgtaaattactggatcggatatcggagagaaataaaaaatgtaatccgatccattaaatatcaaaaaagcacctcacaaaacctgcgacacggcgtaactcggctcataaccgtagcacgtagGAGCAGTATGCCTCACCTGATAGAGGtgagtatttgtgtgtgtgtgtgtatttgtagcctcgctaccaaaccagcatttcatctccgatgaagttatcccagagagaagtaaaggaagtgtgtaagttcatctctgaatgtttgtaaagcattcccgcgttaagcttaacaaccgatatatggagcaaGTACCTCttcttgctgctacttcaatcgtgaaactgattaatgatcagctgatcggcttttctgtcgcagtccgtctttcttgtttgtttttggcccacttcgcgccagaaagaggaaaccagcggccgaacaacagcagcacgtttaagcttgataagctgttgttagaatgtatttaatattactttctagaccaggatccttttctacgtagctgacggctggtaactgtgcaggggcggatggggcatgaacagggaaaagggggcacaaagacatatttttctttcttattctcatttaaagtgtctagcttttaataaataattatctgaatcttacaccccaAGTTTTAAtcttatgtaaaatatatagaagtccattactgtatatagtaactgatttctgtgcattttccccccacactgcatcaaattaaagttgattacgtcgattaagcatcatgagatggagggtggggggtgtttccctatttttttttgctgggagtttgcaaccctattagttagatTGCTTAATATTtatgctaagtactctttaaaataccagagtaggaaggatggagtaggtttaagtttattagattgatcagtattgctgaactatgaaatattttgggtgcattgtattttttacatacaggtataacagaatagctttagtgttgttgtttattgaaacttgaatattaacttatacaaaatgcagcaatatattaaaaaaacagttttattgattaaaaaacacactatatcggattcatatcggtatcggcagatatccaaatttatgatatcggtatcagacataaaaaaatggtatcgtgccatctcatCATTCATTTTATCCATAACATATTTTTAACGTCTTTATCCCTCTTCCCCTTTTAATTACTTCTATCAGACTACCCCAAGTATTTTGTTTCTTAGTGCTGTTTGACTGCAAAGAAGTCTTATTTTCAGCACACCTTTGGATCACTTGCACAGATGTAATACTTACTTTGTTTCTGATAAAACATGTCCCTCTCTTCAGAACTAGTCTGTGGcacaaaaagaaatgtttttgtttttgttttgtaaacaGCAGGTAGCAAACTGTGAAATAACTTTCCCCTTCATAGTAACCTGCTGGTTACACTTACGTAAATCACAAGAAACAGTCCATATTTACTGATCCTTTCATTTACTATTTGGTTATTTGTTAGTGTACTTACTTTTTTTGATTCTCCAGCTCTggcagaaaaaaggaaagagtaTATGTGTGCTATGCAGGCAGAAGGCTAAAAATGAGACTTTCCAAAGTGAATGGGGAGGAGACTGCCCAATGTTTCATTACTCCGCCTTCTTTTTCTGAACGCTGATTGCGTTAAAGCCcataaacagaaaaactgtgatattttgttgaattattaaacaaaaCTATTATGTAAAGCTGAAGCTGGTTGCTGTTCTGCTATAACTCAGTCATGCTGTCCTCTTAATCTTTGATATCAATAtgaaactcattctcacaaaagCGCTGCAAAGTCTTTAAACCAAAGTTCAGACGGTTGCATTTCAGGTCTTTGACCCTGTTGCATAGTTACTATTTATATGACCTCGTTGCAACCttggtttttctgtttgtaaagGTACATGACTCATTGGTCAAATGCCTGCGGGCTAACTGCTAGCTGTAAAAAGATTAATTTTTATAGCACACTTGTGGAGAGGTGAATAACCTCTGTGTCAAGAAAGAAAAGGACATCTTGTTGTGTATATAAAAAGATTCTGGAAGGTATATTAATGGGTGTTTCTCCCCTTTTTCACTCACCATGTGTTTatactctgcatttaatcattaattattaatctctggctctcctccacagcaggtcttttgtcttgtcttcctcccctcagcAGATGGGTGCCTCTTTCCTAAGCCTGgttcttcttgttaaaaaggAATTTTTGCTTCCCACTGACGATATGCTTCCTCATAGGGAGTCATATGATTCTTGGGGTTTTCTCAATTTTCTTTGTATAATTTGTAGGGTTACAAGTGGTTTGAGgagattgttgttgtgatttggtgctaaataaaactgaattgagttGTATGTGAGGCCTGGCACTAAGAAGAAAATGACTTGCACTGTTTGGCTAGCAGAGAGAACGagctggaaaggatgtgcagcagatTAAGGATAGAGATCAAAATGTGCTTAGAAGTGAAGAGCATGTGTTCAGATATGAGAGTACTTTGATGAACTGAAAGAGAGCAGGACAGATGGAGGACAGATACTGAATCAGGAAGAGCAGAGGGTTAGTAAGGAGGAAGTGAGGGAAACTATAGACTATAATgtcagtagaagcaagacagaatacatgtatgTGAATTAGAGAGAGATACAGGTTTTCCACCTGAATATGCAACATGAAAGGTGACAGTGAAGacagatgagtttaaatatctAAGTTATAAGGAAGtcaattttaatttatattgcacttttcacagaaaattaataaatcacaaagtgcttcacaataaaatatttgtttggtTGATAtatggtttggagacagtggcactaaaaaaaaagaggctgaGCTGAGGATGCTCAGATGATGGACAGAATtagaaatgagtccatcagaGTGACAGCTCAGAGTCAgagaggctgagatggtttggtgCAGAGGAAGGAGGGCGAACAAAGGATGATGAAGAGGGAGCTACCAGGCAGGAGGACAAAAGGAAGACCTCAGCAGCGGTTTATGGGTGTAGTGAAGGAGTGCATGCAgatggttggtgtgacagaagatgCTAGAATAGTGTGAGATGGAGCAGATGATCCGTTGTGGCGACCCTTTCAGGGAGCTTGCAAAAGAAGAACTATCCCTGCCATTTTGGTTGCGTCCACATATGTTAatctattttgtattatttattttattttaaacaaatgcAACACTCCACAGCTGCAGGATGTACTGTAGGTGGAATCCCTTCTCTACATTTGCTATAGTATATGGCACTTTAAACACCACATGTCCAAATCTCATTGTGGCGGAATGTGCTCCTTAGCGGATACCTCAAACTGCATCTTCTGTTTGTAGTATAGTTTGACTGGATTCTTGTTTTGTCCATCCTAATTGTGTTTACCATTTTTCCTTTATGTAAATCATATATGCTATCCCATTATGCCCAATAATTACACCTTTAACATTTCTTTACCTGTTACTTGTTATAATTCTGTCCACaactttgtttcagtttttcatggACAGTTTAATATCTCCTAACTGCTTTAGTGTGGTTGTCAGTTCAGTTCTTCTGAGGCTTGTAACTTTATTGCAAACACATCTGGGCTTTGTCTTGATGCATACTCAGTTattcaggtaagtaaatcccaaaaggttgattctgtttatcagGACGTAgctttttcagtgggagaaacgtttcggcAGGTTTcctcaaccttataaacagtacatttgcataataacTGAAATTAGCCCACTGAAAGAACAATGGATTGTGAAGtaagttccttgatcattaatatgcaaactgtCATGACCATTAATCAATCCCTTAtaggaaaaaaagtttttttttttagcctagACCTGCTCAATGTATCTTCTGTCCAAGTATTTTGATGTGACATCAACAGAATGTATTTGAAGGTAAACAAAGGCTTAACACAGACCCACAGCtgtcaaataaaattaaatcttTATTATTCAAATCTGAATACATTTATTCTCCAGAGCTAGATGGAATATCACTCAAAATGTTTATCATGTTCAAGTTGTACtcaggaaaggaaaaaagaagactATGAAGTTTTCCAAGTCTAGTCAACTTTCTGAATGCATAACTCAAAAGCTCCTCCTTGTTTTTAACGTGTAATGTGCCTTTATGGCATTATATAAAACAAAGCAGAGGTGCTCTCATGTTTGAGTGAGCTGTTGAAAGGAACTAAACCCTTCGAACACCTCAACATCTTCTCACTAATACAGCTGAATGCACATGAATACACTTGTGATGGACTGACAACTGACGTACAAAGCCATCTCAGTCTTGTGAGTGCCATTTATCCCACGATCACTGTGTTGTCATCTGGAAACTCGTAGTAAGGTACCTCCAGGTTGAGGGGGGCGGGGCCTTTCCTGATGCGGCCAGAGGCATCATAGTGCGAGCCGTGGCAGGGGCAATAGTAGCCGCCGTACTCGCCGGCATTGGCGATGGGTACACATCCCAGATGTGTGCACACTCCCAGCACGATGACCCAGCTGGGGTTGATGACTCTGTCCTTATCATGCTGAGGGTCTCGCAGCTCTGTGAGGTTGACAGCAGCCTCGGTAGCGATTTCCTTCTCTGTGCGGTGACGAACAAACAGTGGTTTGCCTCGCCACTTGAAGGTCATGTTCTTGCCTTCAGGGATGTCACTCAGTTTGATTTCTATCTTGGACATAGCTAAGACATCAGCTGAGGCACTCATGGAAGAAACAAACTGAGTGACCACCGTCTTGGCAGCATAGACGCTCACCACCGCTGTCGCCCCAGTAACCAGGTAAGAGAAGGTTCTCCTGGATTCACTGCTGTCCTGAGATGACTTGCTGGGGTCAAGCACCTCTGGACGCCTGTAGTCAGAAAAGTCTGGTACTCTGATGTCTGTATGAGCAAATCTGACTCCTGCAGATCCTGCAAAAACAATGGCTGGAAGTTAAGACTACTGGGATTAAATAGAGTAAAGATTCATCACCAATGAATGGTGCCCAAACTATTAATTCAAAGCAAATTAAACGAAACTAGAGACTACTAAATGATTTTCTAAACAGATCTGCCTCTCCAGTAAGATTTTCAAAAACAGATCTGCCTCTCCAGTGAGCTGCGAATGAGTTCAAGGACCACCACAACAGTGTCCTTACCAGCTTTTGCCCAGCAGTTAAAGAGTAAGACTGCCTCCCTGACGGTGGCCAGGAAGCTTAAG contains:
- the LOC134625519 gene encoding cytochrome b-c1 complex subunit Rieske, mitochondrial; the encoded protein is MMSIAARSGVFSPYMHATAFAVAGPLKALVPGVVVKGENILLNPKKQFLCRESLNGQSPKTGPAVTVSINGSAGVRFAHTDIRVPDFSDYRRPEVLDPSKSSQDSSESRRTFSYLVTGATAVVSVYAAKTVVTQFVSSMSASADVLAMSKIEIKLSDIPEGKNMTFKWRGKPLFVRHRTEKEIATEAAVNLTELRDPQHDKDRVINPSWVIVLGVCTHLGCVPIANAGEYGGYYCPCHGSHYDASGRIRKGPAPLNLEVPYYEFPDDNTVIVG